A stretch of DNA from Henriciella sp. AS95:
CAGCATCGGTCATTTCCGAGCCTGAGGCTTTGACGAAAAGCGTATCAAAGTTGCGGCAATAGCTGCGGACTTTGGATTCCCGTCGTTCGAAAATGTTGTCTTGGATATCTGTCATGTCAGTGAACGCCATACGTTCGGCTCCTGTGAGGTCTGGTGTGAATTGAGCGGCGGCCGGAAAAGTGTCAGGTGTCGGCCGGCAGCTCGAATGGGCCGATGGTCACGAGAATTTCGCTGTCGTGACGGCCCTTGAAGTGACGGTCCTTATCAAAGAACTCGCTCTCTTGAAGAGGAGCATCAAGCCATCTGGCGATACTCCGGAACAGGCCCCAGGAGGCCTCATTGTCCGACGTGATCGTCGTCTTCAAATATCGGACGGACGAACAAGCCGGTCTTGAAAAAATGTCAGCGACGAGGCGCTTTGCGATGCGCTGGCCACGAGCCTTCTCACCGACAGCGACCTGCCAGAGAAAAAAGACGTCTGGTTCGGAAGGGGGGATGTGTCCCGACACCCAGGCGATCACATCTTCATCATCGCGCGCGAGCGCGCACGTATCGGAAAAGTGCGTCGTCTGGATGAGGTTCATGTATAGCGAGTTGGTATCGAGTGGCGGGCAGGCCGCGATAAGATCATGCACAGCTGCGCCATCTTCGCTTCGAGGAGCGGAAATTTCGATGTTGGCGGCGCTCGATTGATGTGCAGCGCCTGCTCTTTCAACTGTGTCGGTGCTCATAATATGCTCGTTTAGATGCCTTTTGCAGAGACCATTATTTGTTTGACAAACTATTTAATCGGTTCGCTTGGGGGTTCAACCCCTAGCGTCAGTACTGCAAAAGATCATTTGGTACACTTACGAAACCCACATAAACGCTTATATGTTCCATAGATAGTTAGATTGTAAAACATATTTGCGCTCAAAGGATTTCACTGTATGCCCCAATTATCCGAAGGTTTTGAAGCCGCTAGATTGTCTGCGGTGAATGCGGATACCTGGAGCGAGGGGATGACGGAGCAAAGTGAAGCGGCGCTGGTCGCGCTGCGCCGGATCATGAAGGCAACGGCTGTCAACGTACGATCGGTCGCACATCAGACCGGATTGACCGCGTCGCAGCTGCTCGTCCTGCAGGTTCTTCGAACGCGCGGAGAAATGCTCACGGGCGATCTGGCACGTGCCGTCGACCTGAAGCAGGCAACGATTTCTATCCTGCTCGACAAGCTACAGGAACGCGGGCTGATCGAACGGCGCCGCGGCGAAAGTGATCGTCGGCGCGTTTGGGTGCATATCACGGAGCAAGGCCACAATACGCTGCAAAGCGCCCCGGACCTGCTCCAATCATCTTTCCGGTCGCGATTCTCAAAACTCGCAGAGTGGGAGCAAGCGAGCCTCGTTGCTGCTCTGCTGCGTGTGGTCTCGCTACTTGGCGCAGAAACCATTGAAGCAAGCCCCCTCCTTGACGTTGGCGACGTCAACGATCTTCCGGCCAATGACACATCCCCTCCAAAAGGTGGGTAGGCCTGAACCGCGGCCGTATAGTCATTGACCGTCGTCCGCTCTGCGTCGCCCACAACCTGTCATAGCTTTGCGCAGTGACGAGAACTTTTGCGGGGGTCGCCCGTTTCCATTTGCTGATTGGCGATGGCGGAGTAAGTTCCCAGCCAAGCGAACATCGAATCGGGAGTAAGCAAAATGAGAACGAGCATTGCAGCGATAGCGCTGGCCATGGGGCTGAGTGTGGTTACCGCGTGTGGCGGGTCTGGCGAGGAGCCAGCAGAGGCCGCGCCGACGCCGCCAGCCGAAACGGACACGTCCGATGCTGATGCGTCCGCGCCCGCAGAAACCGAAACTGCCGAGCTGACAGAGGCATCCGGAAGTGCCGAGTTTGCCGGCTTGCCAGAGCCTTATGCATCAGCGGATTTCGACCGTGGCAAGCGTGTTTTCTTTCAATGTCAGTCCTGCCACACGCTCACCGAAGGCGGCGATGTTGTCCTGGGGCCGAACCTTTACGGTCTATTCGGCCGTGAAGTCGGCACATCTGGCGATTTCGAGTATTCGACGGCGCTTCAGGAAGCCGACTTTGAATGGACGCCCGAGAAGCTGGACCAGTGGCTCACGCGCCCACGCGACTTCCTTCCCGGCAACAATATGAGCTTTGCCGGCGTGCAGCGCCCTGACGATCGCACAGCTGTCATCGCCTATGTGATGACGCAGACGGGCTATGAGGCGCCTTAAAGCATCTGGCTGCTCTAGAGGCCGATGGGCCTCATCAATAGTATATCGACGAGTTCGCCCGCCATTTGTGCGGGCGAATTTGGTTTGCGCATCAACAGCGCGTTTCCGCTGATGAAAGGCGAGATGAGTGAGCTGT
This window harbors:
- a CDS encoding MarR family winged helix-turn-helix transcriptional regulator is translated as MPQLSEGFEAARLSAVNADTWSEGMTEQSEAALVALRRIMKATAVNVRSVAHQTGLTASQLLVLQVLRTRGEMLTGDLARAVDLKQATISILLDKLQERGLIERRRGESDRRRVWVHITEQGHNTLQSAPDLLQSSFRSRFSKLAEWEQASLVAALLRVVSLLGAETIEASPLLDVGDVNDLPANDTSPPKGG
- the ectA gene encoding diaminobutyrate acetyltransferase, with protein sequence MSTDTVERAGAAHQSSAANIEISAPRSEDGAAVHDLIAACPPLDTNSLYMNLIQTTHFSDTCALARDDEDVIAWVSGHIPPSEPDVFFLWQVAVGEKARGQRIAKRLVADIFSRPACSSVRYLKTTITSDNEASWGLFRSIARWLDAPLQESEFFDKDRHFKGRHDSEILVTIGPFELPADT
- a CDS encoding c-type cytochrome codes for the protein MRTSIAAIALAMGLSVVTACGGSGEEPAEAAPTPPAETDTSDADASAPAETETAELTEASGSAEFAGLPEPYASADFDRGKRVFFQCQSCHTLTEGGDVVLGPNLYGLFGREVGTSGDFEYSTALQEADFEWTPEKLDQWLTRPRDFLPGNNMSFAGVQRPDDRTAVIAYVMTQTGYEAP